One genomic segment of Bombina bombina isolate aBomBom1 chromosome 4, aBomBom1.pri, whole genome shotgun sequence includes these proteins:
- the UBXN2A gene encoding UBX domain-containing protein 2A isoform X2, translating to MREADTTDMMKSQERVPWSEGRGSERKRCDSFVNSLFEEAEDAGILDASPDDNTSKADVVIKMWKNGFTINEGQLRDYADIASRTFMDSMRKGELPLELQNTFGKEEVDVNVEDRKTEEYLTCKPHINPFSGLGYRLGSATPKIITLNGIEDEPFPTVALDELEPITNIKIWLADGERIVQKFNTSHRVSDLRDFIKKIPGKSVNIPFTLATFFPLRELLDETITLQEAQLQNSVLVQKLQKMSEPFRNS from the exons ATGAGAGAAGCTGATACAACAGATATGATGAAATCACAGGAAAG AGTTCCCTGGTCAGAGGGAAGGGGCAGTGAGCGAAAGCGTTGTGACTCCTTTGTGAACAGCCTGTTTGAAGAAGCAGAGGATGCTGGCATTCTTGATGCTTCTCCAGATGACAACACAAGCAAA GCTGATGTTGTTATCAAAATGTGGAAAAACGGTTTTACAATCAATGAAGGCCAACTCAGGGATTATGCTGATATTGCCAGCCGTACATTTATGGACTCCATGAGAAAGGG GGAGCTGCCTTTAGAATTACAGAATACCTTTGGGAAAGAAGAGGTTGATGTTAATGTTGAGGACAGGAAGACTGAAGAGTATTTGACTTGCAAACCACATATCAATCCATTCTCGGGTCTTGGATACCGATTGGGAAG CGCTACACCAAAAATTATTACACTAAATGGGATTGAAGATGAGCCGTTTCCTACTGTTGCGCTGGATGAACTGGAGCCAATTACTAATATAAAGATTTGGTTGGCTGATGGAGAAAGGATTGTGCAGAAGTTCAACACTTCACATCG GGTTAGTGATTTGCGTGACTTTATTAAGAAAATACCAGGCAAATCGGTGAATATTCCTTTTACACTCGCAACCTTTTTCCCCCTTCGTGAACTGTTGGATGAGACTATCACTCTTCAGGAAGCGCAGCTGCAGAACTCAGTTTTGGTTCAAAAACTACAAAAAATGTCAGAACCTTTCAGGAACTCTTAA
- the UBXN2A gene encoding UBX domain-containing protein 2A isoform X1 has product MREADTTDMMKSQERVPWSEGRGSERKRCDSFVNSLFEEAEDAGILDASPDDNTSKADVVIKMWKNGFTINEGQLRDYADIASRTFMDSMRKGQLPLELQNTFGKEEVDVNVEDRKTEEYLTCKPHINPFSGLGYRLGSATPKIITLNGIEDEPFPTVALDELEPITNIKIWLADGERIVQKFNTSHRVSDLRDFIKKIPGKSVNIPFTLATFFPLRELLDETITLQEAQLQNSVLVQKLQKMSEPFRNS; this is encoded by the exons ATGAGAGAAGCTGATACAACAGATATGATGAAATCACAGGAAAG AGTTCCCTGGTCAGAGGGAAGGGGCAGTGAGCGAAAGCGTTGTGACTCCTTTGTGAACAGCCTGTTTGAAGAAGCAGAGGATGCTGGCATTCTTGATGCTTCTCCAGATGACAACACAAGCAAA GCTGATGTTGTTATCAAAATGTGGAAAAACGGTTTTACAATCAATGAAGGCCAACTCAGGGATTATGCTGATATTGCCAGCCGTACATTTATGGACTCCATGAGAAAGGGGCAA CTGCCTTTAGAATTACAGAATACCTTTGGGAAAGAAGAGGTTGATGTTAATGTTGAGGACAGGAAGACTGAAGAGTATTTGACTTGCAAACCACATATCAATCCATTCTCGGGTCTTGGATACCGATTGGGAAG CGCTACACCAAAAATTATTACACTAAATGGGATTGAAGATGAGCCGTTTCCTACTGTTGCGCTGGATGAACTGGAGCCAATTACTAATATAAAGATTTGGTTGGCTGATGGAGAAAGGATTGTGCAGAAGTTCAACACTTCACATCG GGTTAGTGATTTGCGTGACTTTATTAAGAAAATACCAGGCAAATCGGTGAATATTCCTTTTACACTCGCAACCTTTTTCCCCCTTCGTGAACTGTTGGATGAGACTATCACTCTTCAGGAAGCGCAGCTGCAGAACTCAGTTTTGGTTCAAAAACTACAAAAAATGTCAGAACCTTTCAGGAACTCTTAA